The following are encoded in a window of Gimesia chilikensis genomic DNA:
- a CDS encoding Gfo/Idh/MocA family oxidoreductase, with protein sequence MQKNSNFSRREFLKSTTAGAAAISTGLWTGLAPAASKSANEKLNIACIGTANRAAADVAGVKSENIVALVDVDQNYLDRAGSSLPDARRYADYREMLESEDGKIDAVVIGTTDHHHAPATIRAIRKGLHVYCEKPLTHTVQEARIIAEEAKKHGVATQLGTQIHAGDNYRRVVEIVRSGVLGDIGEVHVWVGKGWGGGDLPTETQDPPKNLNWDLWLGPAPERPYAAGRYHPAQWRRWWQFGQGTLGDMACHYMDLPFWALDLRHPTHCEAEGPEVHPEACPHGLTVRYQFPKRGSLVPVNLTWYDGNMIPKKVAGQRVPGSGVMFVGTEGSMFANYGSYKLFPKEKFGDFKPPKESIPNSIGHHAEWIKACKDGSPTTCNFDYSGALTEAVLLGNVAYRSQCALDWDAANLKATNCPAADKFISKEYRDGWEVV encoded by the coding sequence ATGCAAAAGAATTCAAACTTCAGCCGTCGTGAGTTTCTGAAAAGCACGACTGCCGGCGCCGCCGCAATTTCTACAGGACTCTGGACGGGGCTGGCTCCCGCTGCTTCGAAGTCCGCGAATGAAAAACTGAATATTGCCTGTATCGGAACCGCGAACCGCGCTGCAGCCGATGTCGCGGGTGTCAAAAGTGAGAACATCGTCGCCCTGGTAGACGTTGACCAGAATTACCTCGATCGAGCAGGATCGAGCTTACCAGATGCCCGTCGCTATGCAGACTACCGCGAGATGCTGGAAAGCGAAGATGGAAAGATTGACGCCGTCGTCATCGGCACCACCGACCATCATCACGCCCCCGCCACGATTCGCGCTATTCGCAAAGGACTTCACGTTTACTGCGAAAAACCGCTGACGCACACCGTACAGGAAGCACGTATCATCGCTGAAGAGGCGAAGAAGCACGGCGTTGCCACACAGCTGGGAACTCAGATTCACGCCGGCGACAATTACCGTCGCGTTGTTGAGATTGTGCGATCCGGAGTTCTGGGCGATATCGGTGAAGTTCACGTCTGGGTTGGAAAAGGCTGGGGCGGCGGCGATCTGCCGACTGAAACTCAGGATCCACCGAAGAACCTAAACTGGGATCTCTGGCTCGGTCCTGCACCTGAGCGTCCCTATGCCGCCGGTCGTTATCATCCCGCACAGTGGCGTCGCTGGTGGCAGTTCGGCCAGGGGACTCTGGGTGACATGGCCTGCCATTATATGGACCTCCCCTTCTGGGCACTCGACCTGCGTCATCCGACGCACTGTGAAGCCGAAGGCCCCGAAGTCCATCCCGAAGCCTGTCCTCACGGTTTGACCGTTCGTTACCAGTTCCCCAAACGGGGCAGCCTGGTACCCGTCAACCTGACCTGGTACGACGGAAACATGATTCCCAAGAAAGTCGCCGGTCAGCGTGTACCGGGAAGCGGTGTGATGTTTGTCGGAACTGAGGGATCCATGTTTGCCAACTATGGCAGCTATAAACTGTTCCCGAAAGAAAAGTTCGGCGACTTCAAACCACCAAAAGAGTCTATTCCGAATTCAATCGGTCATCATGCCGAATGGATCAAGGCCTGCAAGGATGGTTCTCCCACCACCTGTAACTTTGATTATTCTGGTGCCCTGACTGAAGCAGTTCTGCTGGGCAATGTGGCTTATCGTTCGCAGTGTGCCCTGGATTGGGATGCAGCGAACCTCAAAGCAACGAACTGTCCTGCAGCCGACAAGTTCATCTCGAAAGAATACCGCGACGGCTGGGAAGTCGTTTAA
- a CDS encoding DUF5989 family protein has protein sequence MTDSDSTEPAADEKTQAEFQTQSEQPAPGIVVEFWDFLRHNKKWWLAPIIIALLLIGLLVFISGSGLAPFIYPI, from the coding sequence ATGACAGATTCAGACTCAACAGAACCCGCAGCCGATGAGAAAACACAGGCGGAATTTCAAACGCAGTCTGAACAGCCCGCGCCCGGGATTGTCGTCGAGTTCTGGGATTTTCTCCGTCACAACAAAAAGTGGTGGCTTGCGCCGATCATCATCGCGCTGCTGTTGATTGGCCTGCTGGTCTTCATCAGTGGCAGCGGACTGGCACCATTCATCTATCCGATTTAA
- a CDS encoding arylsulfatase: MRTFYARCLAGLLLVLCFGSPAALSAAQHTNVILIMTDDQGGWDYGFLGNKILNTPNLDKMAAGGARMSRFYVSPVCTPTRANLMTGRYNYRTRAIDTYIGRAMLEPEEVTIAEVLKPAGYRTGIFGKWHLGDSYPMRPQDQGFQEVLVHRGGGIGQPSDPPEGAGKYTDPVLFHNGEKKQMKGYCTDIYFDHAMKFIEQNEVDNRPTFIYLATNAPHGPFDDVPEELREKYKAMDLKDAYGYTLNPKRKNEKLFDKTSRVFSMIENIDQNIGRLFARLKEIGAYDNTLVLFLNDNGPNGPRYVGPHQGAKGSVNEGGIRSPLLAHWPAQLTPGTVNGRIAAHYDIFPTILAATGVSKPEALKLDGKNILPLLKNEAENWPERALFLQWHRGDEPTPRTNAAVVTQNYKMTFSKPDVPGKLFQLSDDPGERQDLAQTKPAVAKRLTKQYDQWFTDVSHTRPDNYAPPRIHVGNPKETTTVLTRQDWRYNGPKGKGWTRDARGVWLITVEEDGTYDLKVQFSKSQPPMPAELTMKVGNDLFHSVVPADHSEHVFKNVTLHKGDQTVDVKIVEGDVERGPMMVYLIQKSTGNAAQ, from the coding sequence ATGAGAACTTTCTACGCCCGCTGTCTGGCAGGACTGCTGCTGGTACTCTGCTTCGGTTCCCCTGCTGCTCTGTCTGCCGCTCAGCATACCAATGTGATTCTGATCATGACCGATGACCAGGGAGGCTGGGACTATGGATTTCTGGGAAATAAAATTCTCAATACCCCTAACCTCGACAAGATGGCAGCCGGCGGCGCGCGGATGAGCCGTTTTTATGTGAGTCCCGTCTGTACGCCGACTCGGGCCAACCTGATGACGGGCCGCTATAACTATCGCACCCGTGCTATCGATACTTACATCGGACGAGCCATGCTGGAGCCGGAAGAGGTCACCATCGCTGAGGTGTTGAAACCCGCAGGCTACCGAACCGGAATTTTCGGGAAATGGCATCTGGGAGACAGCTATCCCATGCGTCCTCAGGACCAGGGCTTCCAGGAAGTGCTCGTGCATCGTGGCGGCGGCATTGGCCAGCCCAGCGATCCACCTGAAGGAGCTGGCAAATACACCGATCCGGTTCTGTTCCATAATGGCGAAAAAAAACAGATGAAAGGCTATTGCACCGATATCTATTTCGACCATGCCATGAAATTCATCGAACAGAACGAGGTGGATAACAGGCCCACTTTTATCTATCTGGCTACCAACGCGCCCCACGGACCCTTCGATGACGTTCCCGAGGAACTGCGAGAGAAGTACAAAGCGATGGACCTCAAAGACGCGTACGGTTATACCCTGAATCCCAAACGGAAAAATGAAAAGCTGTTCGATAAAACGTCACGCGTATTCTCGATGATCGAAAATATCGATCAGAATATCGGACGCCTGTTTGCCCGTTTGAAGGAGATCGGCGCCTATGACAATACACTGGTGTTGTTCCTGAACGATAACGGTCCCAACGGTCCACGCTATGTCGGTCCGCACCAGGGGGCGAAAGGAAGTGTCAATGAAGGGGGCATACGTTCTCCGCTGCTGGCACACTGGCCCGCTCAACTCACGCCGGGAACCGTCAATGGTCGAATTGCAGCCCACTACGATATCTTCCCGACAATTCTGGCAGCTACCGGTGTTTCCAAACCGGAAGCGTTGAAACTGGATGGCAAGAACATTCTGCCGCTGCTCAAAAATGAAGCCGAAAACTGGCCAGAGCGGGCGTTGTTCCTGCAGTGGCATCGAGGTGATGAACCGACGCCGCGGACGAATGCCGCAGTCGTGACACAGAATTACAAGATGACTTTTTCCAAACCGGATGTGCCCGGCAAACTGTTTCAGCTCAGCGACGATCCGGGTGAACGTCAGGATCTGGCACAGACGAAACCAGCGGTCGCGAAACGGCTGACAAAACAGTATGACCAGTGGTTTACCGATGTGAGTCATACCCGCCCCGATAATTACGCTCCGCCGCGCATTCATGTCGGGAATCCCAAAGAAACGACAACGGTCCTGACGCGGCAGGACTGGCGTTACAACGGCCCCAAGGGAAAAGGCTGGACGCGCGACGCCCGCGGGGTCTGGCTGATTACAGTGGAAGAAGATGGCACCTATGACCTCAAGGTACAGTTCTCGAAGTCGCAGCCACCCATGCCGGCCGAGCTGACGATGAAGGTCGGAAATGACCTCTTTCATTCGGTCGTCCCTGCAGACCACTCCGAACATGTTTTCAAAAATGTTACCCTGCACAAAGGGGATCAGACGGTCGATGTCAAAATCGTCGAGGGGGATGTCGAACGCGGTCCTATGATGGTCTATCTCATCCAGAAATCGACAGGAAATGCTGCACAGTAA
- a CDS encoding SxtJ family membrane protein produces the protein MNKHRMTLIEINWNPHQRELRMFAVALACLCVLGGAFCLQRGASGLLSSTLFGVALVVLCVAWLTPHSMRPVYLLWMLLFYPLRWLVSCLLIAVVYYLVITPVGLIIRLSGRKLIEKHFDSETSTYWKPKTETRSPEDYFRQF, from the coding sequence ATGAATAAACACCGTATGACGCTCATCGAAATCAACTGGAATCCCCACCAACGCGAACTGCGCATGTTTGCAGTTGCGCTGGCCTGTCTGTGTGTGTTGGGAGGCGCATTCTGTTTGCAGCGTGGGGCATCTGGGCTTCTCTCGAGCACATTGTTCGGCGTGGCACTGGTTGTGTTATGTGTTGCCTGGCTGACACCGCACTCGATGCGGCCCGTGTATCTTTTGTGGATGCTCCTGTTTTATCCGCTCCGCTGGCTGGTTTCCTGCCTGTTAATCGCTGTGGTATATTATCTCGTGATCACACCCGTGGGGTTAATCATCAGACTGTCAGGTCGAAAGCTCATCGAGAAACACTTCGATTCCGAAACCAGCACGTACTGGAAACCCAAAACAGAAACACGTTCCCCCGAAGATTATTTTCGGCAGTTTTAA
- a CDS encoding carbamoyltransferase family protein: MTAILGISAFYHDSAAALIVDGEIIAAAQEERFTRVKQDASFPSQAIDYCLREAGLSADEIDYVGFYEKPFLKFERLLETTLAFAPFGFRAFLNTIPSWLQTKLHLPRIIKRELQGKYQKRIVFCEHHDSHAASAFFPSPFEEAAILTVDGVGEWATAAYGVGQGNRIKIQSELHYPHSPGLLYSAFTYYCGFRVNSGEYKLMGLAPYGEPRFADLIREKLVDIKADGSIRLDLSYFNFCHGLTMTSTRFHKLFGGPPRQPETEIKQRHKDLAASIQLVLEEILLKMVQHVHMETQQTRFCMAGGVALNCVANGRILREGPFDEVWIQPAAGDAGGALGVAQLIWHQLLNQPRSTQATDQQRGSFLGPSFDDAAIQQFLDQQQITYRCVSDDQQLCQEVARLLAKEKVVGWFQGRMEFGPRALGGRSILADPRSAQMQSILNQKIKFRESFRPFAPAVLRERVTDYFDFPERCESPYMLQLTQVQPQANIPAVTHVDGSSRLQTVDVERHGLFYQLISEFEKLTGVPLLINTSFNVRGEPPVCTPQDAWHCFMSTDLDVLVLEHFVVMKSEQSAEQMQAARKQPVGMTLD, encoded by the coding sequence ATGACCGCGATTCTGGGTATATCGGCATTCTATCACGACTCGGCTGCAGCGCTGATTGTCGATGGTGAAATTATCGCCGCAGCCCAGGAAGAACGCTTTACCCGCGTTAAGCAGGATGCCTCGTTTCCCTCACAGGCGATTGATTATTGCCTACGGGAAGCCGGTCTTTCCGCAGACGAAATTGACTATGTCGGCTTCTATGAAAAACCGTTTCTGAAATTTGAGCGGCTGCTCGAAACCACGCTGGCTTTTGCTCCATTTGGTTTTCGTGCGTTTCTGAATACGATTCCCAGCTGGCTACAGACCAAATTACATCTGCCCCGCATCATCAAACGGGAACTGCAGGGCAAATATCAGAAACGCATCGTCTTTTGTGAGCATCACGATTCACACGCCGCCAGTGCGTTTTTCCCTTCTCCTTTTGAGGAAGCAGCAATCCTGACAGTCGACGGTGTGGGAGAGTGGGCTACCGCCGCTTATGGAGTCGGTCAAGGAAATCGAATCAAGATACAGAGCGAGTTGCATTATCCGCACTCCCCTGGCTTATTGTATTCTGCATTCACTTATTACTGTGGTTTTCGCGTCAATTCTGGTGAATATAAGCTGATGGGACTCGCGCCATACGGAGAGCCGCGATTCGCTGATCTGATCCGGGAGAAACTGGTCGACATCAAAGCCGACGGCTCGATCCGCCTGGATCTCTCTTACTTCAACTTCTGTCATGGCCTGACAATGACCTCCACCCGGTTTCACAAACTGTTTGGTGGTCCTCCCCGTCAACCGGAAACCGAGATCAAACAGCGACACAAAGATCTGGCGGCTTCGATTCAGCTTGTACTCGAAGAAATCCTGCTCAAGATGGTTCAACACGTGCATATGGAGACGCAGCAGACGCGGTTCTGTATGGCTGGTGGGGTTGCATTAAACTGTGTGGCGAATGGCAGGATCCTGCGGGAAGGGCCGTTTGATGAAGTCTGGATTCAACCAGCGGCCGGTGATGCGGGAGGCGCACTGGGAGTAGCTCAGTTGATCTGGCATCAGCTCTTAAATCAGCCGCGAAGTACTCAAGCAACGGACCAGCAGCGCGGCAGTTTCCTGGGGCCGAGTTTTGATGATGCAGCAATTCAGCAGTTTCTGGATCAGCAGCAGATTACTTACCGATGTGTCTCTGACGACCAGCAGCTTTGTCAAGAAGTTGCCAGATTACTGGCGAAAGAAAAAGTCGTCGGCTGGTTCCAGGGGCGGATGGAATTCGGTCCCCGGGCTCTGGGCGGACGCAGTATTCTCGCCGATCCACGCAGTGCGCAGATGCAGTCGATATTGAACCAGAAAATCAAATTCCGCGAATCGTTCCGTCCTTTTGCTCCTGCAGTCTTGCGAGAGCGTGTTACCGACTACTTCGATTTTCCCGAGCGATGCGAGAGCCCGTATATGCTGCAACTGACGCAAGTCCAGCCACAAGCAAATATCCCCGCAGTCACTCACGTCGATGGTTCGTCTCGCCTGCAGACCGTCGATGTCGAGCGGCATGGTCTCTTTTATCAGTTGATCTCGGAGTTTGAAAAACTGACAGGGGTCCCCTTACTGATCAACACCAGTTTCAACGTACGCGGTGAGCCTCCTGTATGCACTCCCCAGGACGCCTGGCACTGTTTTATGTCGACCGATCTGGATGTGCTGGTTCTCGAACATTTTGTGGTTATGAAATCGGAACAGTCAGCAGAACAGATGCAGGCAGCCCGGAAACAGCCAGTGGGCATGACACTCGACTGA
- a CDS encoding alpha/beta hydrolase encodes MRFSLPLLLLLLVICGTRPAPAQESEPKYKTIADISYRTEADTAQDEYMRERCKLDLYYPTTIKNFPTVVWFHGGGLKGGGKQIPKALRDQGIAVVGVNYRLFPKAKKPAYLEDAAAAVAWTFENIKNYGGDPNLIFVAGHSAGGYLTSMLGLDRRWLAAHEIDANQIAGLIPYSGHCITHMTVREEMGIGRDQPVIDDMAPLYHARKDAPPILLITGDRELEFPTRYEENAYLNSLMKVVGHKETQLFELDGFTHGTMVEPGHLLALKEIRRIVKARKQDTAQK; translated from the coding sequence ATGCGATTTTCTCTCCCCCTGCTGCTTCTACTCCTGGTCATCTGTGGAACCCGCCCTGCACCAGCGCAGGAGAGCGAGCCGAAATATAAAACGATTGCTGATATTTCTTATCGGACTGAGGCAGACACTGCGCAGGATGAATACATGCGTGAACGCTGCAAACTTGACCTGTACTATCCCACGACGATTAAAAACTTTCCCACGGTCGTCTGGTTTCATGGGGGCGGTTTGAAAGGGGGCGGAAAGCAGATCCCCAAAGCGCTGCGGGATCAGGGGATTGCCGTTGTGGGTGTCAACTATCGATTATTCCCCAAAGCAAAGAAGCCGGCGTACCTCGAAGATGCGGCCGCAGCGGTTGCCTGGACCTTTGAGAACATCAAGAACTATGGTGGTGATCCCAACCTGATTTTCGTGGCCGGACATTCTGCGGGCGGCTACCTGACCAGTATGCTCGGCCTCGATCGTCGCTGGCTGGCGGCACACGAGATTGATGCCAATCAGATCGCGGGACTGATCCCTTACAGCGGACACTGCATCACCCATATGACTGTCCGGGAAGAAATGGGCATCGGCCGCGACCAGCCTGTGATTGATGACATGGCACCTCTCTATCATGCCCGCAAAGATGCACCGCCGATCCTGTTGATCACAGGAGACCGGGAACTGGAATTCCCGACGCGTTATGAAGAAAACGCTTATCTCAACAGCCTGATGAAGGTTGTCGGCCACAAAGAGACGCAGCTGTTTGAACTGGATGGATTCACACATGGTACGATGGTGGAGCCTGGTCACCTGCTCGCGTTGAAAGAGATCAGGCGCATCGTCAAGGCGCGTAAACAGGATACAGCACAGAAATAA
- a CDS encoding heavy metal translocating P-type ATPase has product MTATDPICHMQVDESTALNATVDDQTWYFCSQGCRDKFLAQHHHEDAPAKEECHHEQQSEPAQKSGCCHHEEHGDGGHEHHGQHQKAPAKVPAGTIYSCPMHSEIEQEGPGSCPICGMDLEPIMPQQEDSAEEVAEYELMSRRFWGGLILGLPVFLLAMLPMMGVPVHDWISAKASGWIQFLLSTPVVFWAGWPLYQRAYKSIVSMNLNMFTLIGIGTGTAYIYSVIALLAPGIFPESFRQHGSVELYFEATVVITVLVLLGQMLELRARKRTNSAIRELLALAPPTAHLIVDGEERDIPLEEVEAGNLLRVRPGEKVPVDGVVEEGKSLIDESMITGEPVPVSKEQGADVIGGTVNQTGSFLMKAEKVGGETLLSQIIQMVSTAQRSRAPIQRVVDSVAAVFVPVVLGTAVITFLLWSWLGPEPRLAYALINAVAVLIIACPCALGLATPMSIMVGVGRGAKQGILIKNAEVLETLQKVDTIVVDKTGTLTEGQPRLTQCVPAGDLSEDELLMWAAAVEQHSEHPLSQAVVQAAKEQEIQLDEVQDFDSVTGAGVKGTVQGNPVLIGSAAMLEDNSISIDDALMSQANELREQGQGVIFVAIDGTFAGFLSVSDPIKETTEPAIRKLHELGLSIVMVTGDNEKTARAVARQLNIDDVEAGVKPQDKYEKIKALREKGHKVAMAGDGINDAPALAEADVGIAMGTGTDVAIESAEVTLVKGDLRGVVDAIDLSRLVMRNIHQNLVFAFGYNALGIPIAAGILVPFFGIHTLLSPMIAAAAMSFSSISVISNALRLRARH; this is encoded by the coding sequence ATGACGGCCACTGATCCGATTTGTCACATGCAGGTCGACGAATCGACTGCTCTCAACGCGACCGTGGACGACCAGACCTGGTACTTCTGCAGCCAGGGCTGTCGTGATAAATTTCTGGCGCAACATCACCATGAAGATGCTCCCGCAAAAGAGGAGTGCCACCACGAGCAGCAGTCCGAACCTGCGCAGAAATCGGGCTGTTGTCATCATGAAGAGCACGGCGACGGCGGGCATGAGCACCATGGGCAGCATCAGAAAGCCCCTGCAAAGGTTCCCGCCGGCACAATCTATTCCTGTCCCATGCACTCGGAGATTGAACAGGAAGGGCCAGGCAGTTGCCCTATCTGTGGCATGGATCTGGAGCCGATCATGCCACAACAGGAAGACTCAGCTGAAGAGGTTGCCGAATACGAGCTGATGTCCCGTCGATTCTGGGGCGGTCTGATCCTGGGACTCCCTGTTTTTCTGCTGGCCATGCTCCCCATGATGGGCGTCCCCGTGCATGATTGGATTTCCGCGAAAGCCTCAGGCTGGATCCAGTTTCTGCTCAGTACACCGGTCGTGTTCTGGGCCGGCTGGCCTCTCTATCAGCGGGCTTATAAATCGATTGTCAGCATGAACCTGAATATGTTCACGCTCATCGGCATCGGAACGGGCACCGCTTACATTTACAGTGTGATCGCGTTACTGGCGCCCGGAATCTTTCCCGAGTCGTTTCGACAACATGGCTCGGTCGAATTGTACTTCGAGGCGACCGTAGTGATTACGGTACTCGTTCTGCTGGGACAGATGCTGGAACTGCGGGCACGAAAACGCACGAATTCCGCAATCCGGGAACTGCTGGCTCTCGCACCTCCCACCGCGCATCTGATCGTCGATGGAGAGGAACGGGATATCCCCTTGGAAGAAGTCGAAGCGGGAAATCTGCTTCGCGTACGTCCCGGCGAAAAGGTGCCCGTGGATGGCGTCGTCGAAGAAGGCAAGAGCCTGATCGATGAATCAATGATTACCGGCGAACCGGTTCCCGTCTCCAAGGAGCAGGGGGCCGATGTCATCGGGGGGACGGTGAACCAGACCGGATCCTTTCTGATGAAAGCCGAAAAAGTGGGAGGGGAGACTCTGCTCTCACAGATCATTCAGATGGTCTCCACTGCGCAGCGCAGTCGGGCTCCCATTCAACGGGTCGTCGATTCGGTCGCTGCGGTTTTCGTACCGGTCGTGTTGGGCACTGCCGTAATTACCTTTCTGCTCTGGAGCTGGCTGGGACCAGAACCCCGGTTGGCCTATGCGCTCATCAACGCCGTCGCTGTATTGATTATCGCCTGTCCGTGTGCGCTGGGGCTGGCCACACCGATGTCGATTATGGTCGGCGTCGGCCGTGGAGCGAAGCAGGGGATTCTGATCAAAAACGCAGAAGTTCTGGAGACACTTCAGAAAGTCGATACCATTGTGGTCGATAAAACAGGGACATTGACCGAAGGCCAGCCCCGCTTAACTCAATGTGTGCCTGCGGGGGACCTGAGTGAAGACGAGCTGTTGATGTGGGCAGCCGCCGTGGAACAGCATAGCGAACATCCTCTTTCTCAGGCAGTCGTGCAGGCTGCAAAGGAGCAGGAAATTCAGCTCGACGAAGTTCAGGACTTTGATTCCGTAACGGGGGCCGGCGTGAAAGGGACCGTCCAGGGGAACCCTGTGTTGATCGGCAGTGCCGCGATGCTGGAAGACAATTCCATTAGCATCGACGACGCGTTGATGTCGCAGGCGAACGAGCTCCGTGAGCAGGGGCAGGGGGTTATCTTTGTTGCCATTGATGGTACGTTCGCCGGCTTTCTTTCGGTCTCGGATCCGATTAAGGAAACCACCGAACCAGCGATTCGCAAGCTGCATGAACTCGGACTTTCGATTGTGATGGTCACTGGTGACAACGAAAAGACCGCCCGGGCAGTCGCCCGACAATTGAATATCGATGATGTCGAAGCCGGCGTCAAACCGCAGGACAAGTATGAAAAGATCAAAGCCCTGCGCGAAAAAGGTCACAAAGTTGCGATGGCCGGTGACGGAATCAACGATGCACCGGCACTCGCGGAAGCCGATGTGGGGATTGCGATGGGAACCGGCACCGATGTCGCCATCGAAAGTGCCGAGGTGACCCTGGTCAAAGGAGATCTGCGGGGCGTGGTCGATGCCATCGATCTAAGTCGGCTCGTGATGCGGAACATCCATCAGAACCTGGTCTTCGCCTTCGGGTACAACGCACTCGGCATTCCGATTGCCGCAGGGATCCTGGTTCCCTTCTTCGGCATCCATACACTACTCAGTCCGATGATTGCGGCTGCCGCGATGAGCTTCAGTTCGATCTCCGTGATCAGTAACGCACTCCGGCTGCGTGCCCGGCACTGA
- a CDS encoding leucine-rich repeat domain-containing protein, which produces MKPIREAMILVCCLTLINGCAKQGEVEKPASQETAKTEQATQETPEASVPESELKAAESLKAAGAKLKLDKDGYVIEVNLRGTVIDDAKTLEAITQLTRLRSLLFNETPLNDAVLELVGQVKSLENLDARDCSLTNKSITYLTGLSRLKALRLSGNEDIDDEAMPNINKLTNLKALMLDFLWVSDDGLTQLKDLQKLEEIYLAKTLIDDKALQTLTTFPKLKKIRLAQNQISNEGLAALAKIPQLVELDLSENSLLSDPGMQHLSGLKEMQKLNLWRVALTDEGIKPLQGLTKMKWLNLDNTQVTDAGLKYLKDMHQLEFLHLGSTPVSDAGLPALEGLTSLKELTVTRTAVSEAGVQELKKKLPNTKIQLKYIPGE; this is translated from the coding sequence ATGAAACCAATTCGAGAAGCGATGATTCTCGTTTGCTGCCTTACCTTGATTAACGGTTGTGCGAAACAGGGAGAAGTCGAGAAGCCGGCCTCCCAAGAAACAGCAAAAACCGAACAGGCGACTCAAGAGACACCGGAAGCCAGCGTTCCCGAGAGTGAGCTCAAAGCGGCTGAATCCCTCAAAGCCGCTGGTGCGAAACTGAAACTGGATAAAGACGGCTATGTCATCGAAGTCAATCTGCGTGGCACCGTAATCGATGATGCCAAAACGCTTGAGGCGATCACCCAGTTAACGCGCCTGCGATCGCTGCTGTTCAATGAAACACCGTTGAATGATGCGGTCCTCGAACTCGTGGGGCAGGTCAAATCGTTGGAAAATCTGGATGCACGTGACTGCTCATTAACCAATAAGTCGATCACTTACCTGACGGGGCTCTCCAGGCTCAAGGCACTTCGTCTGTCGGGCAATGAGGACATCGATGATGAAGCCATGCCGAACATCAACAAGCTAACCAACCTCAAAGCGCTGATGCTCGACTTCCTCTGGGTCAGTGACGATGGCCTGACTCAGTTGAAAGATCTCCAGAAACTGGAAGAAATCTACCTCGCAAAAACACTGATTGATGACAAAGCACTGCAGACACTGACCACATTTCCCAAGCTGAAAAAAATCCGCCTGGCACAAAATCAGATCTCCAACGAAGGACTCGCGGCCCTCGCGAAAATTCCACAGCTGGTTGAACTGGACCTGAGCGAGAACAGCCTGCTCTCCGACCCTGGTATGCAGCACCTCTCGGGACTGAAGGAAATGCAGAAACTGAATCTCTGGCGCGTCGCGCTGACCGACGAGGGCATCAAACCGTTACAGGGGCTGACCAAAATGAAATGGCTCAACCTGGATAACACACAGGTCACCGATGCCGGGCTGAAATATCTCAAAGACATGCATCAGCTCGAATTTCTGCACCTGGGTTCCACCCCCGTGTCTGATGCAGGATTACCGGCACTGGAAGGACTGACCAGCCTCAAAGAGCTGACAGTCACCCGGACGGCGGTCTCTGAAGCAGGCGTCCAAGAGCTGAAAAAGAAACTGCCGAATACCAAAATTCAGCTGAAATACATTCCTGGCGAGTAA
- a CDS encoding FadR/GntR family transcriptional regulator, which produces MPDPTDLLNSDSWATSFPKSSEIAEQICLRIQREKLVPGSYLGTVEKLTEEFGVSRSVIREAVGNLRGLGVITGRPKVGLSVAEGDIQSVLRKVLVPQTTCEKGWREVAQLRVVIELGSIPMVIQNITALQLDRLQEIVDEQHLLLENDQLSDGLLLKKFVEKDLLFHEALLQAANQELITQFHQVLMKYFQQGIDFFPLPTFQMVDEHQAVVDALRDRDCNLAIQSLTAHLKPIHSMLNTLEVSDTSPSDDSFE; this is translated from the coding sequence ATGCCAGATCCGACTGACCTATTGAACTCTGACAGCTGGGCAACCTCTTTTCCCAAAAGCTCAGAAATCGCAGAACAGATCTGCCTCCGCATCCAGAGAGAGAAGCTGGTTCCCGGCAGTTATCTCGGAACTGTCGAAAAGCTGACTGAAGAATTCGGCGTGTCTCGCTCAGTGATTCGTGAAGCTGTCGGAAACTTACGCGGACTGGGAGTCATCACCGGTCGCCCCAAGGTGGGCCTTTCCGTGGCAGAGGGAGATATTCAATCAGTCTTGCGCAAAGTTCTGGTTCCTCAGACAACGTGTGAAAAAGGCTGGCGGGAAGTGGCCCAGTTGCGCGTGGTGATCGAGCTCGGTTCCATTCCGATGGTAATTCAGAATATCACGGCCTTGCAACTGGATCGACTGCAGGAGATCGTTGACGAGCAACATCTGTTGCTGGAGAACGATCAGCTGTCAGACGGACTGCTCCTGAAAAAGTTTGTCGAAAAAGATCTGCTGTTCCACGAAGCCCTCCTGCAGGCTGCGAACCAGGAATTGATCACACAGTTCCACCAGGTATTGATGAAGTATTTTCAACAGGGAATCGACTTCTTCCCGTTACCGACATTCCAGATGGTAGACGAACACCAGGCCGTCGTTGATGCGCTCCGAGATCGCGACTGCAATTTAGCCATTCAGAGTCTGACAGCGCATCTGAAACCGATTCATTCGATGCTGAATACACTCGAAGTTTCAGATACATCCCCGTCTGACGATTCCTTCGAGTAA